From one Coffea eugenioides isolate CCC68of chromosome 11, Ceug_1.0, whole genome shotgun sequence genomic stretch:
- the LOC113752789 gene encoding ethylene-responsive transcription factor ERN1-like codes for MARKRKAGDCMDNEKNSSSSSSSGDEGNVAWDEMVKEAAAAAAFGGARRARKRFVGVRQRPSGRWVAEIKDTIQKIRVWLGTFDTAEEAARAYDEAACLLRGANTRTNFWPCSSSSSATPALPSKITNLLLSRLKARNNSLAAAAAASGASSVPASDHEQQRESHEFPDDQSSDFPDAQFTDFLNDPEDYTPEKDGTTTSTTASNLSTNNSSDSHLSSSSEYCLTQHDHHCEVIREPSLDLECWDDTVQSSNGHECLSWGGSTAEDETEEHAEEGNNVNPGIVDFNFVDEIESCYNCSPFEIAGQISQPVEMEDYGDDPSMLSEAMKRMNYERKFSASLYAFNGITECLKLRLRSVSVLQQERSEQLTRLRNACNKNIPDQEQQETLQGDNVELIKKQEEEATPADAGASSSNFDGDLSLWSSIDLPPICYVT; via the coding sequence atggcaaggaaaagaaaggccGGTGATTGTATGGATAATGAGAAGAACTCATCCTCCTCGTCATCGTCTGGTGATGAGGGAAACGTTGCAtgggatgaaatggtgaaggaAGCTGCAGCTGCTGCTGCATTCGGCGGAGCACGGCGGGCCCGGAAAAGATTCGTTGGTGTTCGACAAAGGCCATCAGGGAGATGGGTTGCGGAGATAAAAGACACCATACAAAAGATAAGGGTGTGGTTGGGCACTTTTGACACTGCTGAGGAGGCAGCCAGGGCCTATGATGAGGCTGCTTGTTTGCTTCGAGGGGCCAATACTCGCACAAATTTCTGGCCTtgttcttcatcatcttctgcAACCCCAGCTCTGCCTTCTAAGATCACTAATCTTCTTCTGAGTAGGCTCAAGGCCAGAAATAATTCTCtcgctgctgctgctgctgcttctGGTGCTTCATCAGTTCCAGCATCGGATCATGAGCAGCAAAGGGAGTCGCATGAATTTCCTGATGATCAATCATCTGATTTTCCTGATGCTCAATTCACTGATTTCCTCAATGATCCTGAAGATTATACCCCTGAAAAAGATGGTACCACCACCAGCACCACGGCTAGTAATTTAAGTACTAATAATAGTAGCGATTCTCATTTGAGCTCGAGCTCTGAATATTGCTTGACCCAACATGATCAtcattgtgaggtgattagagAACCAAGTTTAGACCTAGAGTGCTGGGATGACACGGTTCAATCTTCCAACGGTCATGAGTGCCTGAGCTGGGGTGGTAGCACTGCTGAAGATGAAACAGAGGAACATGCTGAAGAAGGAAACAACGTCAATCCCGGGATCGTGGATTTCAATTTTGTGGACGAGATAGAATCTTGTTATAACTGTTCTCCCTTTGAAATTGCTGGACAAATATCACAGCCTGTGGAGATGGAGGATTATGGAGACGATCCATCCATGCTGAGCGAGGCGATGAAGAGGATGAACTATGAGAGGAAGTTTTCTGCTTCTCTTTATGCCTTCAATGggataactgaatgcttaaagTTGAGGCTGAGATCAGTGAGTGTACTTCAACAGGAAAGATCAGAGCAATTGACTAGACTCCGTAATGCATGTAACAAGAATATTCCAGATCAGGAACAGCAAGAGACACTTCAAGGGGACAATGTTGAACTCATCAAGAAGCAAGAAGAGGAAGCAACTCCAGCTGATGCTGGAGCATCTTCTTCAAACTTTGATGGTGACTTATCGCTCTGGAGCTCTATTGATCTCCCACCTATCTGCTATGTCACTTAG
- the LOC113753187 gene encoding SNF1-related protein kinase catalytic subunit alpha KIN10-like gives MDGPAVHGSGSADSFFRNYKLGKTLGIGSFGKVKIAEHALTGHKVAVKILNRKKIKNMEMEEKVRREIMILRLFMHPHIIRLYEVIETPTDIFVVMEYVKSGELFDHIVEKGRLQEDEARRFFQQIISGVEYCHRNMVAHRDLKPENLLLDSNKNVKIADFGLSNVMHDGHFLKTSCGSPNYAAPEVISGKLYSGPEVDVWSCGVILYALLCGTLPFDDENIPNLFKKIKGGIYTLPSHLSPGARDLIPRMLIVDPIKRITIPDIRLHPWFQAHLPRYLAVPPPDTSQQAKKIDEEILLEVVKKGFDRESLIDSLCKRVQNEGTVTYYLLLDNRFRASSGYLGAEFEESMETGFNQMQSNEAVASPRITGIMDYQQIGLRQCLYDRKWALGLQSRAHPREVMTEVLRALQELNVCWKRIGHYNMKCRWSPGIPGQHEVMINNSMHSNHYFGDDSCVRENEGVARVPAVVKFEIQLYKTREDKYLLDLQRVQGPQLLFLDLCAAFLTQLRVL, from the exons ATGGATGGACCTGCTGTTCATGGGAGTGGTAGTGCAGATTCATTCTTTCGTAACTATAAGCTTGGAAAAACTCTTGGAATTGGTTCTTTTGGGAAAGTGAAAATTGCTGAGCATGCATTAACAGGGCACAAAGTTGCTGTGAAGATTCTTAACCGCAAGAAGATAAAGAACATGGAAATGGAAGAAAAAG TTAGAAGAGAGATCATGATATTGAGACTGTTTATGCACCCTCATATCATTCGCCTTTATGAGGTTATAGAGACCCCAACAGATATTTTTGTTGTGATGGAGTATGTCAAATCTGGTGAGCTTTTTGATCACATTGTTGAAAAGGGTAGGTTGCAGGAGGATGAAGCTCGAAGATTTTTTCAGCAG ATAATTTCTGGGGTGGAGTACTGCCACAGAAATATGGTGGCTCATCGGGATCTTAAGCCTGAAAATTTGCTTCTGGATTCCAACAAAAATGTGAAGATTGCTGATTTCGGCTTAAGCAATGTCATGCACGATGGTCATTTTCTGAAGACCAGTTGTGGAAGTCCAAACTATGCTGCTCCAGAG GTTATATCAGGGAAATTATATTCTGGGCCCGAGGTAGATGTATGGAGCTGTGGTGTTATTCTATATGCACTTCTCTGTGGAACCCTGCCATTTGATGATGAAAATATTCCTAACCTCtttaagaaaataaag GGTGGAATATACACTCTTCCCAGCCATTTGTCTCCTGGTGCAAGAGATTTGATTCCAAGGATGCTAATAGTTGACCCTATTAAGCGAATCACCATTCCTGATATACGATTACACCCTTGGTTCCAAGCTCATTTGCCACGCTATTTGGCTGTGCCTCCACCAGATACAAGCCAACAAGCTAAAAAG ATCGATGAAGAGATTCTGCTTGAAGTGGTTAAAAAGGGATTTGACAGGGAAAGCCTCATTGATTCTCTCTGCAAGAGGGTCCAAAATGAg GGAACTGTTACATACTATTTGCTGTTAGACAATCGTTTCCGTGCTTCCAGTGGTTACCTTGGAGCTGAATTTGAGGAGTCAATG GAAACGGGATTTAACCAAATGCAATCAAATGAAGCTGTAGCTTCACCACGCATAACAGGAATTATGGATTACCAACAGATTGGTTTGAGACAGTGTCTGTATGACAGAAAGTGGGCTCTGGGACTTCAG TCTCGAGCACATCCTCGTGAGGTTATGACTGAAGTTCTAAGAGCGCTGCAAGAACTTAATGTGTGTTGGAAAAGGATTGGGCACTACAACATGAAATGCAGGTGGAGTCCTGGGATTCCTGGTCAACATGAAGTGATGATCAACAACTCTATGCACAGTAATCATTATTTTGGAGATGATTCTTGTGTCAGAGAAAATGAAGGCGTTGCTAGGGTACCAGCTGTGGTCAAATTTGAGATTCAG CTTTACAAGACTCGTGAGGACAAGTACCTACTTGACCTACAGAGGGTTCAAGGTCCCCAGCTACTCTTTCTGGATCTTTGTGCAGCTTTCCTTACTCAGCTTCGGGTCCTCTGA
- the LOC113753544 gene encoding transmembrane protein 230-like, which produces MASRRQIRYSRLADDENYGYDDGTRHNDPRFDYFPKSRDKIPWKSIALALFLLLLGCLLLLLACFIFTGHMGGELSQAYSLLGLGILAFLPGFYETRIAYYSWRGAQGYCFTSIPDY; this is translated from the exons ATGGCATCTAGGCGGCAGATTCGCTACAGTCGTCTTGCTGATGACGAAAATTATGGTTATGATGATGGGACAAGGCACAATGACCCTCGGTTTGACTATTTTCCAAAATCCCGTGATAAAATCCCATGGAAATCCATTGCCCTTGCTCTTTTTCTACTACTTCTCGGATGCCTACTCCTCTTGCTTGCGTGCTTCATCTTTACTGGTCATATGGGAGGAGAGCTATCGCAAGCATACAGCCTCCTTGGATTGGGGATCCTCGCCTTCCTTCCCG GATTTTATGAAACTCGAATTGCATATTATTCCTGGAGAGGCGCCCAAGGATACTGCTTTACATCTATACCTGATTACTGA